GCCCGGCGTTGCGGTCGGCGCCCTTGGCGATCGACGCGATCGCCACCCCTTCGACTCCAAGTTCGCGTAACACTTCCCGCGCGACGTCGAATTGGCCGCGTCCGCCGTCGATCAGAACGAGATCCGGCTTTGCCGGAAAGGCGTCGCCGTCCTGATCTTTCTCCCCATCCTTGGCGAGCCGCGCGAACCGTCGCGTCAGCACCTCGCGCATCATGCCGAAGTCGTCCCCCGGCGTGATCTCCGCGCTTCTGATGTTGAACGTGCGGTAGTGGGCTTTCATGAATCCGGCAGGGCCCGCGACGATCATCGCGCCGATCGCCTGCGCGCCGCCGGTGTGGGAATTGTCGTAGACCTCAATGCGCCGCGGCGTGGCGGCCAGACCAAAGGCCTGGCCAAGCGCCGCGAGCAGACGCTGCTGGCTTGCGTCTTCGGCGAGCTTGCGCCCGAGCGCCTGCCGCGCGTTCTGAAGCGCGTGGTCCACGAGTTCGCGCTTCTCGCCGCGCTGCGGCGCGATCACTTCGATCCGTCGGCCAAGCCGCGCGGTCAAGGCTTCTTCGAGCAGCGCGGCGTCCTCGATCGGATGGGAGAGAAAGACGCAGCGCGCCGAAGGGTGCTCCTGATAAAACTGCGCGAGAAAGGCGTCGAGGACTTCGGATTCGGACAGCGTCGCGTCAGCGCGGGGGAAGTAGGAGCGATTGCCCCAGTTCTGATAGGCGCGAAAGAAGAACGCTTCGACGCAGAAGCGTCCGGCGTCCTTGGCGATGGCGAAGACGTCGGCTTCTTCGACGCCGCGCGGATTGATCCCCTGCGCGCCTTGAACCGCCGAGAGCGCCGAGATTCGGTCGCGCAGCCGCGCCGCGCGCTCGAATTCCAGCCGCTCGGAGGCTTCGGTCATTTCGCGCGCCAGCTGTTCGCGGACGTTGCGACTTTTGCCGGAGAGGAAATCCCGCGCCTCTCGCACGAGCTCGGCGTAATCCTCCGTGGAGATTTCACCGGTGCACGGGCCCGAACAGCGTTTGATCTGATAGAGCAGGCACGGACGCGTGCGATTGTCATAGAAGCTCTGCGCGCAGGATCGCAAAAGAAAAGCGCGCTCCAGCGCATTCAGCGCCCGATTGACCGCCCAGACGCTGGCGAAGGGACCGAAATAGTCTCCCTTGCGTGCGCGGGCGCCCCGGTGCTTCAGGATCTGCGGCGCATCATGATCCCTGGCGATCAGAATGTAGGGGAAGGACTTGTCGTCGCGCATCAGCACGTTGAAGCGCGGCTTCATCTGCTTGATGAGATTGGCTTCCAAGAGCAGCGCGTCGGTTTCGGTCTCGACCGAGATGAACACCATCGTCGTCGTCGCCGAGATCATCCGCGCAATGCGGTTCACATGACCCGCAAGACGCGTATAGCTCGCGACGCGCTTGCGCACGTTTTTTGCCTTGCCGACGTAGAGCACCTCGCCGTTTTCGGCGATCATGCGATAGACGCCGGGCCCGTTCGGCGCGTGACGCCAATGCTTCTTGATGACGTCGACGCCGCGCTTGACGCTTTCGGGCGTCTCGGGCGCGTCCTCGCACAGCTTCGCCTGCGCCTCCTCAGCGGCGTCGGGCGCATCAAAGACGTCGTCTTCCTCGGGGGGAAGATCGCGTGGATTTGCGTGGGCAGTCATTGCCCTAGATCTATTCGCCGCCGGCCGCGATGGAAAGAGTCGCTGGAGGCGCCCGGCCGGACCAAAGAGCTGTGTAGAACCTCGAGCCGCCGCGCATTTCCCCTGAGCGCCGCCTTGCGCCCCGCCTGCCGTCTGGCCACAGTCCTGCAAAGCTTGGGCTGCAGCGATCAGGGGACGACATGCAGGCGGCGAGGATCACCGTTGGCGCGGTCCTGTTTCCGGCGCTGGCGCTGGGGCTGGCCGGCGTTTTTCTGTTCGGCGAGCGCTGGATCGCGCAAATTCCGGCGTCCATCGATTTCGCTCCGCCGACCCTCGCGGCGGTCTTGTTGATCGGGGCCGTCTTCGCCGCCTTGCAGCACGCCGAAATTCTCGGCGCCAAAACGGGCGAACCCTATGGCACGCTCGTCCTCACGATCGCCGTGACGTTCATCGAGGTCGCGATCATGGCCTCGATGGTCGAATATGGCGACGAGGATCCGACCGAAGCGCGCGAGGCGGTTTTCTCCGCGATCATCATCGTGTGCAACGGGCTTGTCGGCCTCTGCCTTCTGCTCGGCGGCTTCCGTCACCATGAGCAGGAACTCCAGCCGATGGCGACGAGCGCCTATCTGGCCATCCTGATCGCGCTTTCCGTGCTTACGCTCATTCTGCCCGATTATACGACGTCGAGCTACGGACCTACTCTGTCGACAATTCAGCTCATTTTCATCAGCGTTCTGTCGGTGCTGCTCTATGGCGCATTTCTCTTCATTCAGACGGTGCGGCATCGATCCTACTTTATCGACGTGCACGTCGCCGCCGTGGGCCACGGCGAGGCGAAGCCTTCGCGCGCGATGACGATCTTCGCAGTTTTGGGACTGGGCGCCAGCCTGCTTGGAGTCTCGCTGCTCGCGGAGCGCGTCATTCCCGGTCTTGAAGAGGCGCTTCGCTGGGGGGGCGTCGACGACGTGAACCGGGTGACCGGCGCGGCTGTGGCGATGTTGGTCCTGCTCCCCGAATCGCTGAACTCGATCCGCGCGGCGACCCGCAACGCGCTTCAGACAAGCCTCAACGGCGCGCTCGGTTCTGTCGTCGCGACGATCGGGCTCACCGTTCCCGCCGTGGCGCTGCTGAGCGTCGCGACGGACCGGGACATCGTCTTCGGTCTCGAAAAACGCGACACCGTCTTGCTGCTGCTGACATTGCTGCTCAGCGTTGTGAGCTTCGGCGCCGGCCGCACGAATCTCATGACCGGGCTGGTGCATCTCGTCGTTTTCGCGACATATATTTTTCTTTTGTTCGTGCCCTAATCATCACGCGTGGAGCGCCAATGAGCGACGACAGTCTGATCTTGTATTACGCGCCGCGCACGCGCGCCTCGGGCGTGCTGACTCTGCTCGAGGAACTCGACGTTCCTTACGAGCTGCGCGTGTTGAATTTCCAGCTCGACGAACAACGCAAGCCGGAATATTTCGCCGTCAATCCGCTCGGAAAAGTGCCGGCCATCGTTCACAATGGCGCGCTTGTGACCGAGCTTGGCGCGATTTTCATCTATCTTGCCGACGCTTTTCCGCAGAAAGGCCTCGCGCCAACTATTGGCGACGCCTTGCGCGGGCCTTATCTGCGCTGGCTCGTGTTCTACGGGTCGGCATTCGAGCCTGCGATCGTCGATCGTTCGATGAAGCGCGAGCCGGCGCCTGCAAGCCGAAGTCCCTACGGCGATTTCGATGGCGTCATGGCGCTGATCAACGCGCAATTGGGGGCTGGCCCCTATCTCTTCGGCGAGCGCTTCACCGCCGCCGACATTCTTTGGGGCGCCGCGCTGCGGTGGACAGTCGGTTTTGGCCTTGTTCCCGAAAGCGAGCACATCTCCGCCTATGTCGAGCGCGTGACGTCGCGTCCATGCTTTGCGCGCGTCGCGCAGACCGACGACGAGCTGCTCAAGATTCATGAAGCGGCGGCGGCGACTCGATGAGTGGTTCGCCAAAGGGGCTCTTTTTGAAACCTCACCAGTCGATCGGCGTCTCGCCACGCGCGACGAGATAGTCGTTCGCCATCGAAAAATGCTTGCAGCCGAAAAAGCCATTGTTGGCCGAAAGCGGCGAGGGATGCGCGCATTCGAGCACGAGATGTTTGCGCCGATCAATCCCGGTGCCCTTGCGCCGGGCGTAGGCGCCCCACAGCATGAAGACGACGGCTTCGCGTTCGCGCGATAGCGCGTGAATGGCGGCGTCGGTGAATTGCTCCCAGCCCTTGTTCTGGTGCGAGCCGGCGGCGTTCTCGCGCACGGTGAGCGTGGCGTTGAGCAGCAGCACGCCTTGTCGCGCCCAACGCAAAAGATCGGGATCGCGTGAAACCGGACGGCCGAGATCGGCTTCGATTTCCTTGAAGATGTTCTGGAGCGAGGGCGGCGGCGGTGTGTTGGCGCCGACGGCGAAGCAAAGGCCGCAGGCCTGGCCGGCGCCGTGATAGGGGTCTTGCCCGAGAATGACGACTTTCACTCTGTCGAACGGACATTCGTCGAAGGCGCGAAAAATCTGCGACGCCGGTGGATAGATGCGGCTTGCGACATATTCGCCGCGGACAAATTCCCGCAGCTCGCGGAAATAGGGCTGTTCGAATTCCGCAGCGAGATGTTTGCGCCAGCTTTCTTCGAGACGGACGGGTTTGGTCATTTTGAAGGGCCGGTCGTAGCGCGGCTTGCTTCGGAAATGATCTCAATTGCGCGTTGGATGGCATGGCGCAGAAGCCATTGCCGCTGATCGTCGGCCGGGCTCTTTCCGCGCACGGCGGCGTGGAGGAATTCGCGAGCCATTAAAAAACGCGGACCGCCGATTTCTCGATCGCCTGGCGCAGGCGAGGATGCAGGCCGTCCCGAGCGGTCAAATCCACCGCAGTCTTCAACTCATCCTCGAGAAAAAGTTTAATGCCGACAAGATCAAATGCGTTGAATCGGCTGGCGGGATCATAGTCGATGAAAAGATCGAGATCGCTGTCCGCCGCCGCTTCATCGCGTGCGGCGGAGCCAAAAAGGAATAAGGATGTCACGCCGCGAGCCTTGATGGCCGGCGCGTATTCCTGCAGTCGAGTGATGGCTTCGACGCGTTTCATAAAGCCAGTCTAATCGAAAAGCGCGCCTTTGCTCAATCCTGCAGCGGGCCCCAGGCGGGATCGCTCGCATAGCCTGGCGTCGGCACCTGAGTCTCCGAACGGCCGAAGACGTCGACCATGTAGATTTTTGGTCCGCCGCCGCCGGAGGAGTCGCGAAAGAACATCAGGAAGAGACCGTTGGGCGCCCAGGTCGGCCCTTCATTGTGAAAGCCCTCGGTGAGAATGCGCTCGCCGGAGCCATCGATCTTCATGACGCCGATCGCGAAATTGCCGCCGTTCTGCTTGGTGAAGGCGATGTAGTCGCCCTTTGGCGACCAGACGGGAGTCGAATAGCGGCCGCCGCCGAATGAAATGCGCTTTGCCTCACCGCCATGCGCGCCCATGACATATATCTGCTGCGAACCGCCGCGGTCGCTCTCGAAGACGATGCGCGCGCCGTCGGGCGAGTAAGAGGGCGCGGTGTCGATGGCGCCGGTGTCGGTCAGACGCATCGTCGTGCGCGAGCGCAGATCCATCGTATAGAGATTGGTCGTCGAGCCCTGCGCCAGCGACATGATGATCTTCTGTCCGTCGGGCGAGAACCGCGGCGAGAAGGTCATGCCCGGAAAATTGCCGACCACTTCGCGCTGGCTGTTCTCGATATTCATCAACAGGACTTTGGGGTCGCCGTCGGCGCCAAACGACATGTAGGTGACGTCGAGCGAGTTGGGCGAAAATCGCGGCGTGACGACGAGTTCGTCGCCGCGCGTCAAATAGCGCACGTTCGCGCCGTCCTGATCCATCATGGCGAGGCGCTTGCGGCGCCTGTCCTTGGAGCCTGTTTCATCGACAAAGACGACGCGCGTGTCGAAGAAGCCTTTTTCGCCGGTGATGCGGGAAAAAACTGCGTCGGAGAGGAGATGCGCGACGCGCCGCATATTGGCGGCCTCGGTGACATATTGCTGGCCCGCGACTTGTTCGCCCGTCGTTACGTCGAAGAGTCGGAACTCCGTTTTCAGCCTGCCGTCGCCGGCGCGTTGGGAACGACCCGTGAGGACAAATTGCGCGTTCACAGCCTTGAAGGCCGGCAGATGGGGCGCGGCGTCCGGCGGCGCGGCGTTCGCGGGCAGGGCGCCCGGGTCGATCGGATTCAAGAACACCGAGCGTTTGAAGTTATTGAGCGTCACCGACGTCACGGTGCGCGCGGCGTCGTCGCCGACGAAAGGCGGGACGGCGATATTGACCGGCTGAAAGCCGCCGCCCTTGAGATCGATGATGCGTCCGGCGCGCGCCAGAGAAGCGGGAAGGACAGGGGCGAGCGCGGCGCCGGCGAGGAGGCCGGCGGCGGCGCGGCGGGTGATGCAGCGTGTCATAGGCGATATCTTTCAAGCATCGGCGTGAAGAAAGCGTAGCGCTTTGCCGCGATGGACGAGTTTGTTGGATGCGGCGTTTCAGCCCCCTCCCTGTCCCTCCCCCGCTTCGCTTCGCTCGCGGGAGAGGGGACGCTCACGATCGGCGTTTGCGCGAGGCCGATGAAGCGCAGAGTTTGCTCCCTCTCCCGCGAGAGCGGGGGAGGGTTGGGGAGGGGGTGAAGCCTTCGCCACGAACGAACCAGTTCACTAATTCGAATCCTGGAAGCGGATCGTGACCTCGTGCAGCGCCTCTTCGTAATAGGGCAGGAACTCGGGCGGAATGCGCATCGGGCTGCAGCGGCGCACCGCCTGCATCGCCTGCTCGCCGCGGGCGTGTTCGGTCGGACTCGCCGAGGCGTTCAGCAGTTTCGGACGCCCTTCGAGTTCGCCTTCGCGCGAAAGATGGAACTCGACGATCGGCGTATAGCTCTGCCCGCCAAGCGACAAGCCGGACGCCCAGCAGGGATAGTAGTGGTCGTGAATGTAGGCGGCGATGCGCGCCTCCATCGAAGCCGACATCGTTGCGGCCGCTCCCGTTGGCGCGCCGAGCGCAGCCGCCTGCGTCGCTCGGCCGGTCGCGGCCTTGCGTTGCGGCGCTTCGCGGCTCAGCAGTTTCGAGATGCTGGCGGCGTCGAATTTCGACTTCGGGGCATTCTCCTCGCCCGACTTCGGCTTCGACTCCTTGACGGCCTTTTCGGCGAGTTCGCCGATCGACGTCTCGGGCTCAGGCTTGTCTTGCTGCTTCTTGCTGTCGAGGAGCTTCGCCACCTCGTCGATCTTAAGCCGCTCTTTCGGTTTCTCCGTCGCGGCCGCGTCCTTTGCCGTGTTGTCCGGCTTCGTGCGGGCGGGCGGCTTTGGCTTCACGACTTCCGCTTCGTCCGGCTCCTTTTTCTCGGGCTCTTTCTTCTCCGGTTCCGGCGCAGCGGCTTTAGGCTTTGCCGCTGGCTTCGGTTCGGGCTGTTTTTCGACGGGCTTTGGCGGCGGCTCCGGCTTCGGCGGCAGCGCGGCGGCTCGCTTGGGCGGCGTCGGCGGCGCATCGTCGGCGGTCGGTTGCGGCAGCGGACGCGCTAAGGGGGGCGGCGGCGTTATGTCTTTCTTTGCTTCCGCGAGCGGCGGCTCTGGCTTTGTTTCAGCCTCGGGCGCGACCTTATCGACGCGCGGCGAGGGCTTGATCTCGCGTGCGGTTTTCTCGCCCTTCATGATCTGCGTGAGTTCGCTGTCGGTGACGAGGTCGACCGGAACCATCTCCACTGCATCATCGAATTTCCGGGCGTCGGAAAACAGGACGAACGCCGCCAGAAGCAATCCCGCGTGGATTGCCGAGGAGAGAGGAAAACCGGGTTCGGAGCGCGAAATTTTCACTTCCGCTCAGCTCACTTCTTCTCCTGCTCCGTCACCAGCGCGACCTTCTTGTAGCCGGCGCTTATGACAAGCGACATCACTTCGGCGACGCGGCCGTAGTTGACCGCCTTGGAGCCGCGCACATAGATGCGTTCGTCAAATCCCTGCTTCACGGCTTCCTTCAGCCTGTCGAGCAGCTGCGTCGTCTCGACCGGCTGATCCATCAGGAACACCTGTCCCTTCTCGTCGATGGCGATCGAGACCGGCTTCTGATCGATGTTGAGCGCGCCGGCCTTGGTCTGCGGAAGATCGACGGCGACGCCGGTGGCGAGCAGCGGCGCCGCCACCATGAAGATGATGAGCAGCACCAGCATGACGTCGATGAACGGCGTCATGTTGATTTCGGCCATGGCGCCGTAGCGCGGCACGCCGCGCCGCCGCCTGCCGCCCTTGCGTCCCGGGGTCGAGAGGGAAGCGCCCATGGTCGCTCCTTACGCCGCGCGATCGCGGTTCGAGGAGGCCGTGTGCTGGTCGATCTGCCGCGACAGGATCGCGGAGAACTCGTCGGCGAAGCTTTCCATCCGCGCCTGCGCCTTGGCGACGTCGCCCTGCATCTTGTTGTAGGCGATCAGCGCCGGAATGGCGGCGAACAGGCCGATCGCGGTGGCGAGCAGCGCTTCGGCGATGCCGGGCGCGACGACGGCGAGCGAGGTGTTCTTCGAGGCCGCGATCGAGCGGAACGACGTCATGATGCCCCACACGGTGCCGAAGAGGCCGACGAAGGGGCCGGCGGACGCCACGGTGGCGAGCACGAGCAGATTGGATTCAAGCTTCTCGACCTCACGGGCGATAGAGACGTCGAGCACCTTCTCGATACGCGCCTGCAGGCCCATGAAGGAGGCGCTGGCGCCCGCCTGGAAGGAGCGCTTCCATTCCCGCATGGCGGCGACGAAAAGCGTCGCCGTGCCGGTCTGCGGCCGCTCGGAGAGCTTGCCGTACAGCTCCTCGAGCGAATTGCCCGACCAGAAGTTTTCCTCGAAGCGATCCATCGAGCGGCGCATGCGCGCGAAAAGCAGCGTCTTGTCGATGATGATCGCCCAGCACCACACCGAGGCGGCGAGCAGTCCGACCATGACGATCTTGACGACGATATGCGCGCCCCAGAACATGCTCCAAATCGTGATGTCGGCGGCGGGAGCGGCGAGAGGGCTCGCGGCGATCTCGGCTGGATTCATGATTTGTCCTTGAGTCGGCAGGCGTTCTGCGGCGGCTTTGGCTGCGACGCCCGGTCTATCGCCTGCAATTTCGCCATTTGTGGGGCTGCGGTGCGACGCACAACAAATCATAGGGCTGGGGCATTAACAAGCCGTAAGTCTTAAGCGAGGTTTGGAGGGGCGGCGCAGTCATACGGGCCCGCCTCGCGCTTGCGCTGGGTTTGCCGAGTGAATTCCAAGCGCGGTCTATGAGATTTCGTCGGCCGACGATCAACTATTGGGCGGAAAATCCCGCACTGTTTAAAGTTCTATTCGCAAGAGAGCCCGACGCCTCCACCTTCGAGCGAAGGCGTCAGGCGTGATCGTTAGGGGCAGGTTCCCCAAATAACGCCCGACCAGATGGGGTTGGGGTTACTGTCGATATACACTGAAACTTTCACGCCATGCGGGATAAAGCTCCCGCAGGTCTCGCCGCAGACCTTTATGCTGGCGCTGATCGGAATGCTCAGCGGGATCGTGATGCACTTGGTCCCAATCACGGGAATATCGACGCAAAGCTGATGCGTCTGCTGATTGTAGCTTCCTTTCACGCAGAACTTTATGGCCAGCGCCAGAGCATTGGGCAGGAGCGCCTGAAACTCCGAAGCGCCGCCCTGCGCGGCGAAGCCTGAGACCGTGAAATCAGGAACTTGATTGGATGATGGATCATTCGC
This window of the Methylocystis hirsuta genome carries:
- the uvrC gene encoding excinuclease ABC subunit UvrC, with amino-acid sequence MTAHANPRDLPPEEDDVFDAPDAAEEAQAKLCEDAPETPESVKRGVDVIKKHWRHAPNGPGVYRMIAENGEVLYVGKAKNVRKRVASYTRLAGHVNRIARMISATTTMVFISVETETDALLLEANLIKQMKPRFNVLMRDDKSFPYILIARDHDAPQILKHRGARARKGDYFGPFASVWAVNRALNALERAFLLRSCAQSFYDNRTRPCLLYQIKRCSGPCTGEISTEDYAELVREARDFLSGKSRNVREQLAREMTEASERLEFERAARLRDRISALSAVQGAQGINPRGVEEADVFAIAKDAGRFCVEAFFFRAYQNWGNRSYFPRADATLSESEVLDAFLAQFYQEHPSARCVFLSHPIEDAALLEEALTARLGRRIEVIAPQRGEKRELVDHALQNARQALGRKLAEDASQQRLLAALGQAFGLAATPRRIEVYDNSHTGGAQAIGAMIVAGPAGFMKAHYRTFNIRSAEITPGDDFGMMREVLTRRFARLAKDGEKDQDGDAFPAKPDLVLIDGGRGQFDVAREVLRELGVEGVAIASIAKGADRNAGRETFFVEGREPFRLPPHDPALYFVQRLRDEAHRFAIGTHRARRKKEFTKNPLDEIAGVGPSRKRALLLAFGSAKAVSKAALSDLEKVPGVNKTTARLVYEHFQRE
- a CDS encoding calcium:proton antiporter — encoded protein: MQAARITVGAVLFPALALGLAGVFLFGERWIAQIPASIDFAPPTLAAVLLIGAVFAALQHAEILGAKTGEPYGTLVLTIAVTFIEVAIMASMVEYGDEDPTEAREAVFSAIIIVCNGLVGLCLLLGGFRHHEQELQPMATSAYLAILIALSVLTLILPDYTTSSYGPTLSTIQLIFISVLSVLLYGAFLFIQTVRHRSYFIDVHVAAVGHGEAKPSRAMTIFAVLGLGASLLGVSLLAERVIPGLEEALRWGGVDDVNRVTGAAVAMLVLLPESLNSIRAATRNALQTSLNGALGSVVATIGLTVPAVALLSVATDRDIVFGLEKRDTVLLLLTLLLSVVSFGAGRTNLMTGLVHLVVFATYIFLLFVP
- a CDS encoding glutathione S-transferase family protein, encoding MSDDSLILYYAPRTRASGVLTLLEELDVPYELRVLNFQLDEQRKPEYFAVNPLGKVPAIVHNGALVTELGAIFIYLADAFPQKGLAPTIGDALRGPYLRWLVFYGSAFEPAIVDRSMKREPAPASRSPYGDFDGVMALINAQLGAGPYLFGERFTAADILWGAALRWTVGFGLVPESEHISAYVERVTSRPCFARVAQTDDELLKIHEAAAATR
- the ung gene encoding uracil-DNA glycosylase — its product is MTKPVRLEESWRKHLAAEFEQPYFRELREFVRGEYVASRIYPPASQIFRAFDECPFDRVKVVILGQDPYHGAGQACGLCFAVGANTPPPPSLQNIFKEIEADLGRPVSRDPDLLRWARQGVLLLNATLTVRENAAGSHQNKGWEQFTDAAIHALSREREAVVFMLWGAYARRKGTGIDRRKHLVLECAHPSPLSANNGFFGCKHFSMANDYLVARGETPIDW
- a CDS encoding nucleotidyltransferase family protein is translated as MKRVEAITRLQEYAPAIKARGVTSLFLFGSAARDEAAADSDLDLFIDYDPASRFNAFDLVGIKLFLEDELKTAVDLTARDGLHPRLRQAIEKSAVRVF
- the tolB gene encoding Tol-Pal system beta propeller repeat protein TolB — translated: MTRCITRRAAAGLLAGAALAPVLPASLARAGRIIDLKGGGFQPVNIAVPPFVGDDAARTVTSVTLNNFKRSVFLNPIDPGALPANAAPPDAAPHLPAFKAVNAQFVLTGRSQRAGDGRLKTEFRLFDVTTGEQVAGQQYVTEAANMRRVAHLLSDAVFSRITGEKGFFDTRVVFVDETGSKDRRRKRLAMMDQDGANVRYLTRGDELVVTPRFSPNSLDVTYMSFGADGDPKVLLMNIENSQREVVGNFPGMTFSPRFSPDGQKIIMSLAQGSTTNLYTMDLRSRTTMRLTDTGAIDTAPSYSPDGARIVFESDRGGSQQIYVMGAHGGEAKRISFGGGRYSTPVWSPKGDYIAFTKQNGGNFAIGVMKIDGSGERILTEGFHNEGPTWAPNGLFLMFFRDSSGGGGPKIYMVDVFGRSETQVPTPGYASDPAWGPLQD
- a CDS encoding cell envelope biogenesis protein TolA codes for the protein MKISRSEPGFPLSSAIHAGLLLAAFVLFSDARKFDDAVEMVPVDLVTDSELTQIMKGEKTAREIKPSPRVDKVAPEAETKPEPPLAEAKKDITPPPPLARPLPQPTADDAPPTPPKRAAALPPKPEPPPKPVEKQPEPKPAAKPKAAAPEPEKKEPEKKEPDEAEVVKPKPPARTKPDNTAKDAAATEKPKERLKIDEVAKLLDSKKQQDKPEPETSIGELAEKAVKESKPKSGEENAPKSKFDAASISKLLSREAPQRKAATGRATQAAALGAPTGAAATMSASMEARIAAYIHDHYYPCWASGLSLGGQSYTPIVEFHLSREGELEGRPKLLNASASPTEHARGEQAMQAVRRCSPMRIPPEFLPYYEEALHEVTIRFQDSN
- a CDS encoding ExbD/TolR family protein translates to MGASLSTPGRKGGRRRRGVPRYGAMAEINMTPFIDVMLVLLIIFMVAAPLLATGVAVDLPQTKAGALNIDQKPVSIAIDEKGQVFLMDQPVETTQLLDRLKEAVKQGFDERIYVRGSKAVNYGRVAEVMSLVISAGYKKVALVTEQEKK
- the tolQ gene encoding protein TolQ produces the protein MNPAEIAASPLAAPAADITIWSMFWGAHIVVKIVMVGLLAASVWCWAIIIDKTLLFARMRRSMDRFEENFWSGNSLEELYGKLSERPQTGTATLFVAAMREWKRSFQAGASASFMGLQARIEKVLDVSIAREVEKLESNLLVLATVASAGPFVGLFGTVWGIMTSFRSIAASKNTSLAVVAPGIAEALLATAIGLFAAIPALIAYNKMQGDVAKAQARMESFADEFSAILSRQIDQHTASSNRDRAA